In the Armatimonadota bacterium genome, AGCCCACGATGTCCCGTCCCAGGAACCGGATGCGCCCCGCTTCTGGGCGGTGGTACCCCGTGATCAGGTTGAGGAGGGTGGTCTTCCCCGCGCCGTTGGGGCCGACGATGCCCACGAACTCCCCGGGGGCCACCGCCACGGTTTCACGCTCGGCGGCGGTCACGCTGCCGAAGTGCAGCGTGAGGTCCGTGACTTCCAGGATGGGCGTCATCCGCGGCGGCGGTGCAGCGTCCGCTCCAGCGGCGCCCACAGGCCCTCGGGCCGAAAGAGGATGATGGTGAGCATGATGGCCCCCATCAGCAGCTGCCAGGCGAACGGCGCGTACTTGAACGCGTAGCTCTTGATCAGCTCGTAGACCACCGCCCCCGCCAGCGGCGCCAGGACGCCCTCGGCGCCGCCCAGGAGGGCGATGAAGACGAACTCCCCTGACGTGGTCCAGTAGGCCAGGTTGGGATCGATGTGCCCCACCGTCAGCGCGACCAGCACGCCACCCAGGCCGCCGAGGCCGGCCGACAGGACGTAGGTCCGCAGGATGGCGCGAGGCACCGACGCCCCCAGGTAGGCCACGCGGACCTCGTTGTCGCGAATGGCCTGCATCACGTATCCCAGCGGGGCGCTGGCGTAGCGCATGGTGAAGGCGGCGACGCCCGCCACGGCGGCCAGCGCCACGTAGTACAGCGCCAGCCGCGCCTGCGTCAGCGGCGGATGCAGGCCGCCGATGGTGGGGACCGGGATGCGCAGGCCGTCGCTCCCGCCGGTGAGGGTGTAGGCCTTGATCAACACCCCGTAGAGCACCATGGAGAACGCCAGGCTGAGCATGGCAAAGAAGATCTCGCGGTAGCGTGCGGCGAGCAGGCCGGTCACCAGGCCCAGCGCCAGCGCGGCGCCGACGCCCACCACCACGAGTCCCGCCGCCTCCCGCATCCCCCAGAGCTTCGCGGCAAACCCCGCCGCGTACGCGGCGCCGCCGAAAAACAACCCGTGCCCGAAGGAGACCAGCCCGGCTCGCATGAGGATGACCACGGCCAGGACCGCCAGGCCTTTCGCCAGGGCCAGGGTCAGCACGAACACGAGCCAGCCCGGCAGGATGGCGCCCAGCACGGCCAAGAGCCCGAGCGCGGCGGGCGGGAGCAGACGCGGCCAGGTCATATCCGCCGGGCTTCTCCCCGGGCGAACAACCCCTGGGGGCGTACCAGCAGCACCGCGGCCATGACCACGTAGATGGTGAACAGCTCGACGGCGGGGAACAGGTGCACCGCCGCCGAGCGCACCAGCCCGATCAGGAGGGCGCCCACGGCCGCGCCTTCCAGGCTGCCGAGTCCCCCCACGACGACCACCGCGAACGCCACCACGATGACCTCCACGGCGATGCCCGGGACCACCGAGATCATCGGCGCCGTGAACGCCCCGCCCAGCGCCGCCAGGGTGGTGCCCAGGGAGAACGCCAGCGCGTGGACCCGTGGCAGGTTCACGCCCAGCGCGGCGCTGATCTCGGGATCGTGGATCACCGCTACCAGCAGGCGGCCGAAGCGACTGCGGTTCACGAGCGTCCACAGGCAGACGCCGGCCAGCAGCGCTGTGCCTGCCAACACCAGGCTGTAGCGCGAATAGGCCACGGCGCCGATGGTGACCTGACCCAGCATCGCGTAGGGGCGGTACGCATAGTAGGGGCTGGGCCCCCAGATGAGCTTGACCGCGTCTTCGAAGATCAAGAAGAGCGCGAAGGTGACCAGCAGCTGCAGCACCTGCTCGCGCCCGTAGATGCGGCGCAGCACGCCGCGCTCCACGGCGGGGCCGATGACCGCACCGACCAGCACCGCCGCCAGCCCCAGCATGGCCAGACTCCCCGGCGGCCACCGGTCGCCCTCCACGTAGCGGAGGACCAGCACGGCCCCCGTGTACGCGCCCAGGGCGTAGAAGCTGCCGTGGGCGATGTTCAGGATGCGCAACACGCCGTAGATGAGGGTGAGCCCCACCGACACCAGGAAGAGCCACGAGGCGAAGACCACGCCGTCGACGGCGATCACCGTGGCGGTATTCATGGGCTCACACGGACACGGTGCATCTCACCCCGGCGCAGCGCAACGTGCCTGACGAGCCAGCCACCTGCGCGTACTCCGCCTGACCGTCGCGGCGCACGGGCGACGCTCCCGACCGCCTGCTACGGACACCGGGCGCCCGGAAAGCCTTGGGCGATCCAGTCGGCGCTCTTGACCCCCTCCGGCGGGTTGACACACTCCGCCGGAAACGTGATGACGCGGGTCAGTTCGAACTCCTTCAGGGCGGTGTTGTACCGGCCGGTGACGCCGTAGGCGACAGGCTCCACCGCCTGGTGGCCGCCGCCCAGCGCCATCCGAATCGTCCCGCTGGGCGTCTCGAACGTCAGCCCCTCGAACGCCGCAATGAGCTGCTCTTTGGTGGGCCACCCGCCGCGCGCGGCGGCCTTCTCGTAGGCCGCTTTGACGCCCAGCAGGGCCTGCGACATGTGGTAGGACGGGTACACCGGCCGCGTGCCGAAGCGGGCGGTGTACGCCTGCTTGAACCAGCGGTTGAGCGGCACGTCCGGGGCCAGGGCTCCGTGGGGGCCGCGGGCGCCGATGACGACCCCCGGCGGCATGTCCCGGCCCAGCCGTGGCAGGACCGTGTCGCCGGTGGTCAGGACCAGCAGGCTCTGGGCGTAGATGCCGCGAGGCAGGCCCTGGATGAGGAAGCTCTCCAGGTCACCGCCCCAGAAGCTGGTGTGGATCACGTCGGGGCGTGCGGCCAGCAACGCCGAGAGCTCGGCCGAGTACTCGCCGGCGAACAGCCGCGGGAACTGTTCGGCCAGTACCCGCACGTCGGCCTTCAGTTTGCGCATCGAGTCGCGGAACGTCGTCCACGAGTCCTGGCCCCACGCATAGTTCTGGTTGATGCCGGCGATGGTGGCGACTGCGGACTTCTGGCGCAGGACGTACCGGGCGGCGCCCACGTTGTCCAGGATCTGGTGTCCGTGGGTTCGAAACACGTAGCGGTAGCGGCGTTCCTCGAAGATCTGGTTTGTCCCGCAGTCGAACATCACCAGCAGGGCCCGCAGTTCCTCGGCGACCGGCGCCACCGCCAGGCAGTCGGCGCTGGAGATGTAGCCGATGACCAGATCAACTCGCTCGTCCAGGATCAGGCGGCGGAACTCGGCGACCTGCTTGTCCGCGCCGCCGGCTTCGTCGACGACGACCGTGCGGATGGGCACCCCGTTGATGCCCACTTTGTTGTACGGGGCGGGCACGCGCCCGGCGTTCAACTCGTCGACCAGCACCTCGGCGGCATTCCGGGCCGGGATGCCGAACGGCGCAGCCGCGGCCCCCGAAAGGAAGGTCACGATCCCCACCTTCACGGCCCCGGGTGCCGGCGCCGCGGCCACCACCGGACGGACCGCACCGCTCAGCACCAGGACCAGCAGCACCGGCAGCGTCCACCGCCCTCCTCGTGCCCGTGCTGTTCCCCCACGCGTTGGCACCATGCCCGTTCCTCCTCCGTTATGACGTGGCGGGTTGTCCCCGGACCCTGGCCTCTTCCCGCGCCCTGCGAATCTCGTCCTCCGACGGCAGCGCGTCGGCGGCCCCGATCACCTCCCACTGCCCCAGCAGCACCCGTGCAGGGGGAAACGCGTCCGACGGCTCGCTGACCCCGATGTACATCTCCTGGACGACCTGGTGGTCGATGGGCCGTATCCACGAGGGGGCGCCGGGGCGGTCCCGCGGCGTGGGCACCACCAACCCTTCCGCGGCCCGGACGACCTCCTCGACGTCCACCGTGCCGGCCCGCGTTACCGCCCGTGCGATGAACTGCACGCCGACATACGCCCCGTGCGCCGTGTAGGATGGGAACCGACGCGTCCGCTGCCAGAACGCGTGTACGAAGCGGCGGTTGTCCTCGGTGGGTGGGAAGTTGTTGTGGTGGCGGGCGCTCAGCACCAGCCCCGTGGGCATGCGGTCGCCCAGTGCCTCGAAGACCTCGTAGTTGCCCCCGGCGTCGAAGCTCATGACCCGCGTGCGCTCGAACAACCCGGCTTCCAGTCCCTGCTGGAGGAAGGCAATGGTGTCCCCGCCCCAGAACCCACACACCAGCACGTCGGGGCCGGCGGCCAGGATGGCGCGCACGTAGGGGCGGTAGTCGCGCTCGTAGAGCTTGGGCCACGCCAGCCCCACCACGCGGGCGTCCGGGCGCAGCCGCAGGAGGTGCTCGCGGAAGTCCTGCCACTGCCGGTGTCCGTACTCGTAGTCGGGCCCGATGTAGTAGAGCGTGTGCCACGGACGGCGACTGAGGTAGATGGCCCCTGCCCGCATCGACTGCGCGGTGTTGTTGGTCACACGGAAGTAGTACGGCTGAAACTGTTCCACGGTCAGCCGCGTCGACGCGTGGTCGGTGCCGACGAAGATGACACCGAAGTGCCGGGAGACCTCGGTCACCGCCAGCGCCACCGCGCTGCTGACCACGCCCATGAGCACGTCCACCCGGTCTTCCACCACGTACCGCTGCGCCACCTTGACCGCGTAGGTGGGATCGGATCGGTCGTCGGAGAACAGGAGGCGCACCTCGCGCCCCAGCACGCCTCCGGCCTCGTTGACCTCGTCGGCGGCCATCTCCGCCCCGACGATCGCATCGTGGCCATACCGCGCCGCCCTCCCGGTGAGCGGGTACAGACACCCGACCGTGAGGACATCGCTAGCCCGGGACCGTCGCGGCCCGCGCCCCATGGTGGCGTCCATCCTATCCACACGACCGAGCAGGAATCAACGGGCCAGCGTCATAGTTTTGGGTGCAAATGCTTGTGACAGGATCACAAGAAGAGGGCTCCATCCCCATGACGGCCCGTGCACCGGAACCGCGCCCTCCGCAGCCAGCACCGGAGGACCGCTCGAAGCCGCTCACCGTGGCAGACATCCTCGGCCTCGACGTCATGCGGGGCGTTCGCGTGCGCGCCGGGCACGACCTGCGCCGCGAGGTCCGGTGGGTCCACACCTGGCCTGAGGTCCTGCCGTGGTTGCACGGTGGGGAGCTGTTGCTGACCACAGGGTACAGCTGGCCCCCGGAAGCCGACGAGCAGCGGCGCATCGTGCGGGACTTGGAGCGCACCCGGGTAGCAGCCCTCCTCTTCCGCGTTGGCGGGCCGTTCTTCCCGCAGGTGCCCGACGCGGTCGTCGACGAAGCGACGCACGTGGGCCTGCCCGTCCTCGAAACCGGTGAGGACGCCTCCTTCGTCGAGCTGACCGAAACCCTCAACCGGGAGATCATCCGGAGTCAGGTCGCGTTGCTCGAGCGGTCGGAGCAGATTCACCGCACACTGACCGCCGCCGCGCTGGACGCCGAATCGGTGGCCGACATCGCGGCGCGCCTGGACCACCTCATCGACTGCGACGTCCTCATCCTGGACCGTCGGATGCAACCGCTCAGCCCGCCCATCCCGGCGTGGGACCAGCTCCCGCGCCACGTGGCGCTGACGGTGGCGGCCGAGGGCCACGCCGCGCGTCTTGCCCTCGAGCCCGCCGGCGAGGCGATCCTGCAGCCCGTGCGCGTGGGCCGTGACATCCCCGCGGTGATGCTCGTGGCTACCCGCCACGGGCGCCCCCTGACGGAACTCGACCGGCGTGCCACGGAACACAGCGCCGTGGTCGTCGGGTTGCACCTGCTGCGCCAACAGGCCGTGGCCGACGTAGAGACCCGCGTCCGCAACACCTTCGTGGAAGCGGTGCTCCAGGGCCGGCTGGAGCGCGAATCGGCACTGCGCGAGCGCGCTCAGCTCCTGGGGTTCGACCCCGACGGTACCTACGCGGTGGGCATCGTCATCCCCGTCGATGGGGACGGCGTCGTCCGACCGCGAGCGCTCACGTCGGCTGCCGAGTTCGCATCGCGCGTGCAGCTCGGCCAGGCGGTGCAGCACGCCCTCGAGCGTGAGCAGCTCCCGGTGCTCATGGCGTATGCCCTGAACCAGGTCGTGGTGATCCTTCCGGCGGGGGAGCCGATCGCCCGAAGGCGCGAGCGCTTCCACCGGATCTGGCGGACGGTCCAGGACGCGGCATCCGCGCAGGCGGTGGCCGTCGTGCTCGGCGGCGCGCAGCGGGGCCCCGCCGGCGCGCCGGTCAGCTTTCGCCAGGCGCAGGCCGTGCTCCCGGTGGCCCGCGGGGCTGGAATCTGGTGGTACGAGGATCTCGCTGTGCTGCGCATCCTGGACGCCTGCCAGGATCGACAAGTGTTGCAGGACCTCTACGACGCCACCGTCGGCGTGCTCCGCGCCCACAGCGCCGCGCTGTACGACACCGCGCGCACCCTGATCGCCGCAGGGTTCAACCAGCGGCTGGCCGCACGCCGACTCGGCGTGCACTGGAACACCATGCGCAACCGGCTCGCGCGCATGGAGGCGCTGCTGGGCGGGCACCTCGACGATCCCGCCCTGCGGCTGCGCGTGCAGCTGGCCTTCGAGATCGAAAGCCTGCTGGCACGAGGGTAGCCGGCGCGAGACGCCACCGCGTGCCCCGTCGCTCCGTCGAACTCCTGCCGGTGCGGGGTGGCCCCCTGGCCGTCCGCCTGTCTCACGACCCGCGACTGCGCGCCGACCCGCGCGCACCGATCGGCTGGCGTCGATCACCCGCAGGCTCCCGCCCACCCGTCAGCGTGCCGGGCGGTAGTTCCGAAGAAGATCGGGCCCCCGCCCGATTGCCGCCCGCCGTCCGGCGTCGCCATGCTTGCTCCCGGGACCGTTTCGCCACACCCTGGAGGCTCGCGATGGCCCGACCCGACAAACGCACCCGGCTGACGCTGCCCCACCAACCCCCACCCAAGCGTCCGCCGGGCGATCGCCTCGCGGACTTCTGCGAGGTCACCCTGCCCTACACGCCCGAGCAGGCCGTGGCCGAAGCGTCCCGGTGCGTCGAGTGCGTCAAGGCGCCGTGCGTGCAGGCCTGCCCGCTCCACAACCCGATCCGCGAGTGGCTGACACTCACCGCCGAGGGGCGGTTCCTGGAGGCCGCGCACCTGTCCCGTACGACCAACCCCATGCCCGAGATCTGCGGCCGGATCTGCCCCCAGGACCGGCTGTGCGAGGGCGCCTGCATCGTCGGCGTCAAGCACGAACCGGTCGCGATCGGCGCCATCGAGCGCTTCATCAACGACTACGCCATGGAGGTGGAAGGGCTGCCGCTGCCGCCCACGCCCCCGGCTACCGGCTACCGGGTGGCCGTGGTGGGCGCCGGCCCTGCGGGGCTGGCGTGCGCCGGCAGCCTGGTCCAGCGGGGGCACCACGTCACCGTCTACGATGCGCACCCCGCACCGGGCGGGTTGCTGCGCTACGGCATCCCGGCCTTCAAGCTGGAGAAGGCCGTCGTCGACCGGCGCGTGCGCTACCTGGAGGCGCTGGGGGTCGAGTTCGTGTGTGGGGTACGGGTGGGCGACGACGTGCGCCTGGACGAGCTGCGCGAGGCCGGCTACCACGCGATCTTCCTGGCGCCGGGGGCGACCACGCCCAAGCGCGCGCACATCCCCGGCGAAGAGCTCGACGGCGTCGTCGACGCGCTGCCGTTTCTGATCCGCAACGCCATGGAGAGCCCCCACCCGACGGCGCCGGACGACCTGCGCGGCCGGCGGGTGGTGGTGCTGGGTGGCGGCGACACGGCCATGGACTGCGTGCGCACGGCCCGGCGGCTGGGAGCCGTCAGCGTGACGTGCGTCTACCGGCGCGACGAGGAGAACATGCCGGGCAGCCGCCGGGAGGTGCAGGCGGCCAAGGACGAAGGCGTGACGTTCCGCTGGCTGGCCGCGCCGGTGCGGTTCCTGGACGACGGCACGGGCAGGGTCTGCGGCATCGAGTGCGTGGCGATGCGTTTGGGCGCTCCGGATGCCAACGGCCGGCGCCGGCCCGAGCCCGTGCCGGACAGCACGTTCGTCGTCGACGCCGACCTGGTGATCCTGGCCTTCGGGTTCGACGGCTCACCGGTACCCGCCGACGACGGCCCGGCACGCACGCCCTGGCAGACCTACGAGGTCAATGACGACCTGGCGACGACCGTCCCCGGGGTCTTCGCGGGCGGCGACGCCATCCGGGGCCCCGACCTGGTGGTGACGGCGCTGCGCGACGGGCTGCGGGCGGCCGAGGCGATCGACCGTTACCTGCGCGGGGCCGGCATGGATCCGACGGCTGCAATGCTTGCGGAGCGCTCCCGCAGGCCGTCGCTGCTTTTGGATGCGCCGGGGCAGGGGCGGTCGTCTCCCTGACCGCCCCCCCACGACGCCGCGCCGCTGCCCGATACCACGTGATGGCGCGTGCTCGGGCCTGCGCGTGCTCGACGATCGGTGCGGGGTCGTCCTGGCTGATGACGGTGACCATCGACGCGGTGGCAGCAGCCCTCACCGAAGACGGCCGACCGACGGCCAGGGCCCGTCGGCGTTGACGAACCCATCGCCCACATTTCACGCTCCCTTCACCCTCCAGGTCCCGCTGTGCACGTAGGCTGAAGACGGTCGCGGTGGCCGGGTGGACGTGCACACCGACCATCGCGAACCAAACCGCGTGCAGATCTCTGGAGGTGGTATGTGGTGACAACCTCAAAGGTCCGCTCGGCGGTGCTCGCCGCCGCGTTGGTCTTGCTCCTCGCCAGCGCAGGGGTGACGCAGGAACGCCCCGGCGCCACCGCCAGCCCACCCGGCACGATCGTGATCGACGGCTCCAGCACCGTGGGGCCGCTCACCAGTGCGGTCGCCGAGGAGTTCCGGAAGACCCCCGCAGGCCGGACGATCCGCATCACCGTGGGGATCAGCGGCACAGGGGGCGGATTCAAGAAGTTCTGCGCGGACAGCCCTCAGTCGCGGACCGACATCCAGGACGCGTCGCGGCCGATCCAGGCGACGGAGGACGAAGCCTGTCAGCGCAACCAGGTGAGCTACGTGGAGGTGCCCGTGGCCATCGACGGCCTGAGCGTGGTCGTCCACCCGCGGAACACCTGGGCCACCTGCCTGACAATGGGTGAGCTCAAACGCATCTGGGAACCGGGCGCCGAGCGGCGCATCACCAGCTGGCGCCAGGTGCGCGCCACCTTCCCCGACCGGCCGCTGCGGCTCGCCGGGGCGGGTGCCGACTCGGGAACCTTCGACAGCTTCACGGAGATGGTTGTCGGCAAGGCCAAGGCCAGTCGCGGCGACTACCTGGCCACCGAGGACGACAACGTGACCGTCCAGTTCGTGCAGCGGGATGACGGGGCCATGGGCTACTTCGGCCTCGCCTACCTCGAAGAGAATCAGGGCCGGGTCAAAGGGGTCGCCATCGACCCCAGCGGCCGCGTCGACCTCGCCTCCGACGCTGACTGCAAGGGGGTCCAGCCTGACTTCGACACGAGCAAGACGGGACGCTACCCCCTGACCCGGCCGATCTTCATCTACGTCAATCGCACCAGCGCGCTGTCCAAGCCAGAGGTCCGGCAGTTCGCCGCCTGGTACGTCGGGCAGGGCACGGGTGTCGCCCTGACCGTCGACGACCCGCGCCAGCCTGGCAAGCGGACCAACCTCACCAGGGCGGTCGGGTACGTCGAGTTGCCGGATGCGGTCTACGTCGCAGCCAGACAGTGCCTCGCGCGCCTGACACCGGGGACGGCTTTCAAGGAAGGTGGCAAGGCGGCAGGGCATGCCTCCCTGGCGCAGCTGAGCGGCAGCTACGTGGCGCACTGCCGGTAGCGGCATGCGCGCGTCACCGGCCGGCACGGTACGAGCGTCCATCCGCGCCCGCAGGACGCTGCCGGGAGGCCCAAGGTGAAGACGACCACAGCAGCCGGGGCCGAAAGCAAGAACAAGGCCCCGGCTGTGAGGCTGCGACGTCGACAGCGGGATGGACGTCTGATCGCAGCGGTCCTGGCTGCCAGTGCGTACGTCTCGGTGGCGGTGACCCTCGGTATCGTCGGCGTGCTGGCCTATGAGGCCGTGCAGTTCTTCCGCCTCCCGCTGGACGCCGCCGGTGCGGGGCGTCTGGCGGGACGGGCCGACCTGCAACGGTTCGCGGAGGCCCGCCCGGACCTGCTCGGACGCCCGCTGGCCCTGGTCCGGGAGTTCTTCACCGAGACGACCTGGAGTCCGCTGTTCGCCAGCAAGCGGTTCGGCGTGCTCCCGCTGGTGGCCGGAACGATGGTCACCAGCGCCATTGCCCTCGCGGTCGCCGTTCCCCTGGGGCTGCTGGCGGCCATCTTCTTGAGCGAGTTCGCGACGCGGAGACTGCGGGACCGACTCAAACCAAGCCTGGAGGTGCTCGCCGGCGTTCCCACCGTCGTGTACGGGTACTTCGCGTTGACGTTCGTCACACCATGGCTGCAGGACCACGTCTTCGGGCAGGCCCTGGCCGGGCAGAACGCGCTGGCCGCGGGGCTGGTCATGGGTGTCATGATCCTCCCCCTGGTGGCGTCGTTGAGCGAGGACGTCATGCGCGCTGTGCCCGCGGACCTGCGCCACGCCGCCTACGCCCTGGGGGCCACGCCGCTGGAGGTAACGCTCCGAACCGTGCTGCCCGCCGCCCTTCCCGGCATCGGCGCAGCGTGCATGCTGGGTCTCGCGCGGGCCCTGGGGGAGACCATGATCGTCGCCCTGGCAGCCGGGCAGTCGCCGGCGTGGACCGTCAATCCCCTGGAGCCGATGATGACGCTCACCGCCTTCGTCGTGCAGGTCAGCCTCGGCGACACGCCCTACGGGTCGGTGGAGTACCGCACGCTGTTCGCCACCGGCGCACTCCTGTTGGTCATGACGCTGGCGATCAACGCGACCAGCATCGCGGTGATCCAGCGCGTCCGCCAGCGCTACGCATGAGCGTGCGCTCCCTGCCCACGGTCACCCCCCGACCACGGACCGTCCGCGTGCGTCGGGCGCGCTGGTTCGTGGCTGGTTGCCAGGCCGCCACGCTGGTGGGACTGCTGTTCCTCGGCGTGCTGCTGGCCGATGTCGTGCGCGACGGCGCGCCGATGCTGCGGCCGCACCTCGTCACGCACTTCCCGTCGCGCTTCCCGGCACAGTCCGGGTACGCCAGCGCCCTGGTGGGGACCGTCCTGGTGATCAGCCTCATGGCGTTCCTGGCGTTTCCGCTGGGCGTGGCGGCGGCCGTGTACCTGAGCGAGTACGCGCGCCCGGGGCGGCTGGCGACCCTGCTCCACGTCAACATCGCCACCCTGGCCGGGATCCCGTCGGTCGTCTACGGCCTCCTGGGCCTTGGGCTGTTCGTCGAGCTGGGGCGCATGGGCAAGAGCGTGCTTGCGGGAGCCTGCACACTGGCGCTGCTGGTGTTGCCCCTGACGATCCTCACCGCCCGCGAGGCCATCGCTGCAGTACCCAGGAGCGTACGGGACGCAGCCTACGCTCTGGGGGCAACGCGCTGGCAGGTTGTCCGCTACCAGGTGTTGCCCTACGCCGCGCCCGGCATCCTGACGGGGCTGATCCTTGCGCTCTCCCGCGCCGTCGGCGAGACGGCGCCGCTGATCATGCTGGGTGCCCTGCAGTACGTCCCGTTCCTGCCCCGAAGCCCGCTGGACTACTTCACCGTCCTGCCGATCCAGATCTTCAACTACGTGTCGCAGCCGCAGCCCGCGTTCCATGCGGTCGCCGCGGCCGGTATCATCCTGCTGCTGGCCGTCCTGCTCTTGCTGAACGCAACGGCGATCTGGCTGCGCACGCGCTGGCAGGTACGCTGGTAACTGACCGGAGGTGGTACGGTGCAATCCACAGTAGACGCGCGCCCCAGGCTCCACGGGCACGCCGAGGCCGTCGCGGAACCACCCGGCACGGACGCTGTGCTGGAGACTGACGCGCTACGGGTATGGTACGGAGACCGGGCCGCGGTGCAGGGCGTCACCCTAAAGGTCCCCGCGCGGCGCATCACCGCCATCATCGGGCCGTCGGGATGCGGCAAGAGCACGCTGGTGCGGTCCTTGAACCGCTTGAACGATCTCATCCCCGGGGCACGCGTCGCCGGACGAGTGCTGTTCTGGGGCCAGGACGTCTACGCCCCTGATGTGGACCCCGTGGAGGTCCGCCGCCGGATCGGCATGGTGTTCCAGAAACCCAACCCGTTTCCCACGTCGGTGTACGACAACGTCGCGTTCGGGTTGCGTCTGCACTACCGGCTCTCCCGCCGGGACCTGGACGCGCGCGTGGAGCGTGCGCTCCGGCAGGCCGCCCTGTGGGACGAGGTCAAGGACGTCCTGCATCGGCGCAGCGGCCTCGAGCTCTCGGGAGGACAGCAGCAGCGGCTGTGCATCGCCCGGGCGCTGGCCGTGGAGCCGGAGGTGCTGGTGATGGACGAGCCCTGCTCTGCGCTGGATCCCACTGCGACAGCCCGCATCGAGGAGCTGATGACCCACCTGGCCCGCGAGTACACCATCGTCATCGTCACCCACAACCTCCAACAGGCCGCCAGGGTTTCGCACTTCACCGCCTTCCTGCTGGACGGCCACCTGGTGGAAGCGGGCCCGACCGCCGAGCTCTTCGCCCGCCCCCGGGACCCGCGCACCGAGGCGTACGTGACCGGTCGGTTCGGATAATCCGTATCCTCCGCGGGCGTCGCGTCCGGATGCCCGCACGGGTGCCTTCCTGGGACGTGCGCGCGGCAGGACCCGCGGCCGCGCCGCCACGGGGGCGGGGGTACGAACGACCTGCTGCGTCGCGAGAAGCGCGGGAGACACCAGGTGACGCCCGGGCCCACGTTTCACGTAGTCTTGACGCAAGGTTCACGAACTGTTGGTATCGTGTCAAGGGCGGGCGCGCGCATCCGGAGGAT is a window encoding:
- a CDS encoding PstS family phosphate ABC transporter substrate-binding protein, translated to MTTSKVRSAVLAAALVLLLASAGVTQERPGATASPPGTIVIDGSSTVGPLTSAVAEEFRKTPAGRTIRITVGISGTGGGFKKFCADSPQSRTDIQDASRPIQATEDEACQRNQVSYVEVPVAIDGLSVVVHPRNTWATCLTMGELKRIWEPGAERRITSWRQVRATFPDRPLRLAGAGADSGTFDSFTEMVVGKAKASRGDYLATEDDNVTVQFVQRDDGAMGYFGLAYLEENQGRVKGVAIDPSGRVDLASDADCKGVQPDFDTSKTGRYPLTRPIFIYVNRTSALSKPEVRQFAAWYVGQGTGVALTVDDPRQPGKRTNLTRAVGYVELPDAVYVAARQCLARLTPGTAFKEGGKAAGHASLAQLSGSYVAHCR
- the pstC gene encoding phosphate ABC transporter permease subunit PstC codes for the protein MKTTTAAGAESKNKAPAVRLRRRQRDGRLIAAVLAASAYVSVAVTLGIVGVLAYEAVQFFRLPLDAAGAGRLAGRADLQRFAEARPDLLGRPLALVREFFTETTWSPLFASKRFGVLPLVAGTMVTSAIALAVAVPLGLLAAIFLSEFATRRLRDRLKPSLEVLAGVPTVVYGYFALTFVTPWLQDHVFGQALAGQNALAAGLVMGVMILPLVASLSEDVMRAVPADLRHAAYALGATPLEVTLRTVLPAALPGIGAACMLGLARALGETMIVALAAGQSPAWTVNPLEPMMTLTAFVVQVSLGDTPYGSVEYRTLFATGALLLVMTLAINATSIAVIQRVRQRYA
- the pstA gene encoding phosphate ABC transporter permease PstA translates to MSVRSLPTVTPRPRTVRVRRARWFVAGCQAATLVGLLFLGVLLADVVRDGAPMLRPHLVTHFPSRFPAQSGYASALVGTVLVISLMAFLAFPLGVAAAVYLSEYARPGRLATLLHVNIATLAGIPSVVYGLLGLGLFVELGRMGKSVLAGACTLALLVLPLTILTAREAIAAVPRSVRDAAYALGATRWQVVRYQVLPYAAPGILTGLILALSRAVGETAPLIMLGALQYVPFLPRSPLDYFTVLPIQIFNYVSQPQPAFHAVAAAGIILLLAVLLLLNATAIWLRTRWQVRW
- the pstB gene encoding phosphate ABC transporter ATP-binding protein PstB, with the protein product MLETDALRVWYGDRAAVQGVTLKVPARRITAIIGPSGCGKSTLVRSLNRLNDLIPGARVAGRVLFWGQDVYAPDVDPVEVRRRIGMVFQKPNPFPTSVYDNVAFGLRLHYRLSRRDLDARVERALRQAALWDEVKDVLHRRSGLELSGGQQQRLCIARALAVEPEVLVMDEPCSALDPTATARIEELMTHLAREYTIVIVTHNLQQAARVSHFTAFLLDGHLVEAGPTAELFARPRDPRTEAYVTGRFG